A portion of the Glycine max cultivar Williams 82 chromosome 10, Glycine_max_v4.0, whole genome shotgun sequence genome contains these proteins:
- the LOC102660828 gene encoding uncharacterized protein, with the protein MLANRLRKVMPQLIDERQSTFVKGRQLLHGVLVANEVVEEARRSKRSCMVFKVDFEKAYDSVSWKFLFYMMRRMGFHERWIRWIRGCLTLATMSILVNGSPTTEFKPQIGLRQGDPLAPLLFDLVAEGLTTSMDNVKAVKVILRSFELVSGLRINFAKSKFGAVGIPIGVNPKRKVVWDPIIRKFEARLNRWNQRNISMAGRPTLINVVLTALPLFYLSFFRAPKAVINRKVGRGDQILFWEDAWADDGIPLKDQFPELYRISSQRNLIVANMGSFSESGWEWNLLWRRNLFDNEMGIASKFIDQISAIRLNSNLKDTWVWRADTNGIFSTKSTYQVLKDEQPSEV; encoded by the exons ATGCTGGCTAACAGGCTGAGAAAGGTCATGCCTCAGCTTATTGATGAAAGGCAGTCAACTTTTGTTAAAGGGAGACAATTGTTGCATGGAGTTTTGGTGGCTAATGAAGTGGTTGAGGAGGCTAGGAGGTCTAAGAGGTCTTGCATGGTTTTCAAAGTGGACTTTGAGAAGGCCTATGACTCCGTGTCTTGgaaatttcttttttacatGATGAGAAGAATGGGGTTTCATGAGAGATGGATAAGATGGATCAGGGGCTGTCTCACCTTAGCTACTATGTCTATCCTTGTGAATGGCAGCCCCACTACTGAATTCAAGCCTCAAATAGGGTTGAGACAAGGGGATCCATTGGCCCCTCTTCTATTTGATTTAGTGGCTGAAGGCTTGACAA CATCCATGGACAATGTCAAAGCTGTGAAGGTTATTCTCAGGAGTTTTGAGTTGGTCTCTGGATTGAGAATTAATTTTGCTAAGAGCAAATTTGGAGCTGTAG GTATTCCTATTGGAGTCAACCCCAAAAGAAAGGTGGTGTGGGATCCTATAATTAGGAAATTTGAGGCTAGGCTGAACAGGTGGAATCAGAGAAACATCTCCATGGCTGGCAGACCCACTCTTATTAATGTTGTCCTAACAGCATTACCTCTATTCTACTTGTCTTTTTTCAGGGCCCCTAAAGCAGTGATCAATAG GAAGGTGGGTAGGGGTGACCAAATTTTGTTTTGGGAAGATGCTTGGGCTGATGATGGGATTCCCCTCAAAGACCAATTTCCAGAATTATACCGAATTTCCTCCCAAAGAAACCTCATTGTGGCTAATATGGGATCCTTCTCCGAAAGCGGGTGGGAATGGAATCTCCTTTGGAGAAGAAACCTGTTTGATAATGAGATGGGAATAGCTTCAAAATTCATTGACCAAATCTCAGCAATCAGGTTAAATAGCAACTTGAAGGACACCTGGGTTTGGAGAGCTGACACTAATGGAATCTTCTCTACCAAATCTACTTACCAAGTTTTAAAAGATGAGCAGCCTTCTGAAGTTTAG